The sequence CACCGAGTAGCCGACGACGGACGCCACGATGACGACAAAGAGCCCCAGCGAGATGTACTTGCTGGTGCCGCCCTGCTTCGCGCGGCGGCGCGGGGCGTCGTCGTCATCATCGACGTCGTCGTCCTCCTCCACCACCACCGGGCGCCGGGGAGCGGGCGCCGCCGGGCGGGCCACGTTCTCGGCGCGGGCAGGCGTGCCGTTGGGGCGGGCCGCGGGCAACCCCGTGGCCGCGGGCTGCGGCTGGAGGGGCGCGGCGGCCACCGGAGCAGCCGCCACGGGCGCGGCGGCCACCGGAGCAGCCGCCACGGGCACGGGCGCCACCGGCGCGGGGGCCGGGGCGGCGGGCTTGGGCAGCTCCACCTTATATTGCTGAATGAGCGACAGCGTGTCCGAGTCGTTCGGATCCGCCTGCCACGCCTTCAGCAAGTTGGCCTTGCCGGGCTCCGGCTCGCCGGTCTTGAGCTGCAGCGACCCGGCCATGCGCAGGGCGGCCTTGTCCGCGGGCTGAACCTGAAGGGCGCTGAGAGCTTCCTCCAGCGCCTTCTTGTCCTTGCCCTGCTCGGCATAGACGCGGGCAAGCAGCAGGCGAGGATCGGATGCATTGGGATGGGCCTTGACGCCCTTCTTGCATACGACCATCGCCTCCATGAAGCGGCCCATGCCCAGGTACGCCTCGGCGAGCGGCTTGTAAGCGTCGGACGACGGATCGGCAGCGAACGCGTGCTCTAGCTTGGCAAGCTCGGCCGGGCTCAACGTCTTCGTAAGAGAGGTAGACATTCCTGGAAATGCGCCTGAGAAGGAGAGTTTTTATGACACCCGCCTCGCTGCGCGTCAAATGCAGATGCGGGGGGGGACACCTGCTGCTTGACAGCACCCCGGGGGTCCGGTATCTCGCCCCTCGTCTTCGACGGCCCTTCCCCGGGCGCGCCGAAGCGTAGCCAACAGTCCAGCCGTACTCCGGGGGTGTAGCTCAGTTGGGAGAGCGTCGCGTTCGCAATGCGAAGGTCACCGGTTCGATCCCGGTCACCTCCACTCGGTAGACGAAGGGCCTCACTGGAGACAGTGAGGCCCTTTGCATTTGGGCCACAACCGAATTGCAAAGGCCCCCCGCTTTGTTATCCGGGGCCGATGACCGAACAGCCCTCGCTCCCGCTCCTTGCCCGGCTCTGGCTGGCGTTCCTGTGCTTCTGGCGCATTCTCGCGTCCCGGCCCTTCGCCCAGGCCGTGCTGCCCCTCAGTGAGTCCTACGACGCGGGCAAGCTCGTCTCGGGGGCGCCTCCCCCGGTGGCCCTTCCGCCCTCCCCTCCCCCGAAGGCCGCCCCGGCCCCCGTGCTGCCGCCCGAGCGCGAGCACGCCTCCGCCCTGGCGCTGCTGTCCATGCTCCAGCGCGAGGGGCGCCTGGTGGACTTCCTCCAGGAGAACGTGGCCGCCTTCTCGGACGCCGAGGTGGGGGCCGCGGCCCGCATCGTCCACGAGGGTTGCCGCAAGGTGGTGAAGCAGTATCTGACCTTGGAGCCCGTGCTGCCCCAGTCCGAGGGCGCGAGCGTCACCGTGCCCCCGGGCTTCGACGCGCACCGCATCCGCCTCACCGGCAACGTCGCCGGGCAGCCCCCCCACGCCGGGGCGCTCAAGCACCACGGCTGGGTCACCACGGAGGTGAAGTTCCCCTCGGTCAGCCCCGCGCTGGATGCGCGCGTGCTGGCCCCCGCTGAAGTCGAACTCGCCTGACCCTCGCCAAGGAGCCCCATCCTTATATGGCCCGCTACGCGATTGGCATCGACCTGGGCACCACGCACTGCGCGGTGTCGTACTTCAACCTGGAAGACGGCAAGCCCCGGGGCGCCTCCCAGTCCATGCTCCCCATCCCCCAGCTCACCGCGCCGGGGACCGTGGAGCCGCGCCCGCTGCTCCCCTCGTTTCTCTACCTGCCCAGCGAGCAGGAGTTCCCCGGGGGCAGCCTCGGGCTGCCGTGGAACGCGGATGCCACCACGGTGGTGGGCGAGTTCGCCCGCTCCCACGGCGCCAAGGTGCCCACCCGCCTGGTGTCCTCCGCCAAGAGCTGGCTGAGCCACCCCGGCGTGGACCGGCGCTCGCCCCTGCTGCCCTGGCAGGCCCCGCCGGAGGTGCGGCGCGTGTCCCCGCTGGAGGCCTCGGCGCGCTACCTGCGCCACCTGCGCGAGGCGTGGGATGCCACCTTCGCCCGCACCCGCGAGGAGGCCGCCAGCGCCTTCGCCGCGCAGGACGTCATCATCACGGTGCCGGCCTCCTTCGACGCGGCGGCGCGCGAGCTGACGCTGGAGGCCGCGCAGGCCGCGGGCATCCCGAACCTCACCCTGCTGGAGGAGCCCCAGGCGGCGCTCTACGCGTGGCTGGAGGCGCAAGGCGAGTCCTTCCGCAAGAAGGTGAAGCCCGGCGAGGTCATCCTCGTGGTGGACGTGGGCGGTGGCACCTCGGACTTCTCGGTCATCACCGTGCGGGAGCAGCAGGGTGAGGTGGAGCTGGTGCGCGTGGCCGTGGGCGACCACATCCTGCTGGGCGGCGACAACATGGACCTGGCGCTCGCCCACACGCTGTCCCAGAAGCTGGCCGCCGAGGGCAAGAAGCTGGACCCGTGGCAGTTCAACGCCCTCACCTATGGGTGCCGCCAGGCCAAGGAGGTGCTCTACGCGGATGCCTCGCTCGGCCGCGCCCCCATCGCCATTCCGGGCCGGGGCTCGTCGCTCATCGGCGGCACGCTGCGCACGGAGCTGGCCCGTGAGGAGCTGGACCGGCTGCTCACCGATGGCTTCTTCCCCCCCTCCCCCGTGACGGAGCTGCCCCGCACGGCGCGCCGCACGGGCCTCGCGCAGATGGCGCTGCCCTACGCCCAGGACGCGGGCGTCACCCGCCACCTGGCCGCCTTCCTCACCCGGCAGGCCCAGGCCCTGGCCAGCTCCCCGGATGCCCCCGTGAACGTGGGCGGCAAGTCCTTCCTCCACCCCACCGCCGTGCTCTTCAACGGCGGCGTCTTCAAGGCGGGCCCCCTCAAGGCCCGCGTCATGGAGGTGCTCAACAGCTGGCTCGCCGCGGACGGCGGTGCCCCCGCCCAGGAGCTGCAGGGCGCGGACCTGGACCTCTCGGTGGCCCGGGGCGCCGCCTATTATGGATGGGTGCGCCAGGGCCATGGCCTGCGCATCCGCGGCGGCACCGCCCGGGCCTACTACGTGGGCGTGGAGACCGCGATGCCCGCGGTGCCCGGCATGGAGCCCCCCGTGAAGGCGCTGTGCGTGGCCCCCTTCGGCATGGAGGAGGGCACGCAGGCGGATGTGCCGCCCCAGGAGTTCGGCCTCGTCACCGGCGAGCCCACGCGCTTCCGGTTCTTCGCCTCGTCCGTGCGGCGCGATGACCGCGTCGGGGCGATGCTCGACGACGTGTCCGGGCGGGAGGACCTGGAGGAGCTGGCCCCCATCGAGACGACGCTGCCCGGCCAGCCCCAGCCCTATGGGGACCTCACCCCGGTGAACCTCCAGGCGGCGGTGACCGAGGTGGGCACCCTGGAGCTGCGCTGCGTGCAGAAGGATGGGCCCGAGCGCTGGAAGCTGGAGCTCAACGTGCGCATGAAGGAGTAAGAAGCACCGCACGGGAGGCTTATGCGCATCATCGGCATCGATCTGGGCACCACTCACTGCGCGGTCGCATCGGTGGACCCCGCGCTCGGAACGGGCGCCCCCCTCGAGGACTTCCCCATCCCCCAGCTCGTGCGGCAGGGGGAGGTGGCCCCCCGCGCCCTGCTCCCCTCGTGCATCTATGTCCCCGCGGGGCATGAGCTCGCCAGCGAGTCCCTCCAGCTCCCCTGGGGCGACCCGGGCCCCTATGTGGTGGGCGAGTTCGCCCGGTGGCAGGGCGCGCGCGTGCCAGGCAGGCTCGTGGCCTCGGCGAAGAGCTGGCTGTGCCACCCCGGCGTGGACCGGTCCGCGCCCATCCTCCCGTGGGGGGCTCCCGCGGACGTGGCCAAGCTCTCGCCGGTCGAGGCCAGCGCCCTGCTGCTCTCCCACATGGCCCGGGCCTGGAACGCCGCGCACCCGGACGTGCCCCTGGCGCAGCAGGAGGTCGTCATCACCGTGCCCGCCTCCTTCGACGAGGCGGCGCGTGCCCTCACCGTGAGCGCGGCGCGCAAGGCGGGCCTGGAGAAGTTCACCCTCCTGGAGGAGCCCCAGGCGGCCTTCTACGACTACACCGCCCGGCACCGCTCGGACCTGGGGCGCGTGCTGGAGAACGTGCGGCTCGTGCTGGTGGTGGACGTGGGCGGCGGCACCACGGACTTCACCCTCGTCCACGCGGGCGTCTCCCCCGAGGGCCCCATGCTCCGGCGGCTCGCCGTGGGCGAGCACCTGATGCTGGGCGGCGACAACATGGACGCCGCCCTCGCCCGCCGGGTGGAGGAGAAGCTCTTCCCGGAGGGCCGCCGCCTGTCGGCCACCCAGTGGACCCAGGCCATCCAGGCCTCGCGCACCGCCAAGGAGGCCCTGCTGGGCCGCGAGCCTCCGGAGCGCTACGGCGTCTCGCTGGTGGCCGAGGGCAGCCGGCTCCTGGGCGGCGCGCTGTCCACGGACCTCTCGCGCGCGGAGGCCGAGGCGCTCGTGCTCGATGGCTTCTTCCCCCTGTCCGGCCCCGGGGACCGGCCGCGCCGCGCCGCGCGCATGGCCCTGCAGGAGCTGGGGCTGCCCTACGCGCAGGACGCGGCGGTGACGCGCCACCTGGCCGCGTTCCTGCACCAGCACGCGGCCGCCGGCTTCGCGGCCCTGGGCGAGACGCCGGCCTCGGCGGACGCCCTGCCCCGCCCCGATGCCATCCTCCTCAACGGCGGCGTCTTCAACTCCCCCCAGCTCTCCGAGCGGCTGGTGGAGGCGCTCTCGGCGTGGTGGCCCAGCGCCCCGCGCATCCCCCTGCTGCGCCACGACTCGCTGGAGAAGGCGGTGGCGCGCGGGGCGGCCTACTACGGGCTGGTGCGGCGCGGCCACGGCCTGCGCATTGGCGGCGGCGCGGCGCGCGCCTACTACGTGGGCCTGGAGCGCCCCGAAGGCAGCAGCGGCGAGCCGCCCATGCTCTGCCTTATCCCCCGCGGCTTCGAGGAGGGCCAGGTGGTGGACCTGGGCGAGCGCCCCTTCACCCTGTCCCTCGGAAGGCCGGTGCAGTTCGCGCTCTACTCCACGACGAGCGACCGCATCGACAAGCCGGGCGACATCGTCCCCCTGGCGGAGGACCTCAAGCCGCTGCCGCCCATCCACACGCTGCTCAAGGGCGCCTCGGGCAAGCTGGCGGAGGTGCCCGTGCACCTGCGCGCCGCGCTCACGGAGATCGGCACGCTGGAGCTGTACTGCGTCTCCAACGTGGCGGACGAGCGCTGGCGGCTGGAGTTCGAGCTGCGCGGCTCGGGGGCCGGCAAGGACATCACCGTCACCGAGTCCATGCCCGCGCGCTTCGCCGAGGCGAAGGAGAACGTGGAGCGCGTCTACGGCAACAAGCCGCTGCCGCTGGGCTCCAAGGACGTGAAGCAGCTGTCCAAGATCCTGGAGAAGGGCCTGGGCCCCCGGGACACGTGGCGCGTGCCCGTGCTGCGCGAGCTGTGGAGCACGCTCTTCGCGGGGGCCAGCAAGCGCCGCCGCTCGGCGGACCACGAGCGCGTCTTCTACAGCCTCGCCGGCTTCACGCTGCGGCCCGGCTTCGGCTACCCGCTGGACCACTGGCGCGCGGAGCAGACCTTCGGGCTCTTCGAGCAGCTCGTGCAGTTCCACACCGAGAAGGCGGTGTGGATCGAATACTGGGTCATGTGGCGGCGCATCGCCGGCGGCCTCACCGAGGCGCAGCAGGCCAAGCTCTGGGCCTACCTGGAGCCGCACCTGGCCCGCCGGGTGCCTCCGGAGCCCGCCCTCCCCGGCAAGCTCAAGGGCATCCAGCCCGAGGGCCTGGAGGAGATGGTGCGCGCCGCGGCCTCGCTGGAGCACCTGGAGGCCACGCAGAAGGCCACGCTCGGCGGCTGGGTGGCCGCACGGCTGAAGGCCGAGGCGAAGTCAGGCGGCCCCTGGGCCTGGGCCCTGGGCCGGTTGGGGGCCCGGGTGCCGCTCTATGGCAGTGGCCACAAGGTTGCCAGCGTGGACACCGCCGAGGCCTGGCTCACGCTCCTCCTGGACCTGGATCTTCGCCGCATCGACGGGGCCCCGTTCGCGGCGGCCCAGCTCGCGCGGCTCACGGGCGACCGGACGCGCGACATCGATCCCGCGCTGAGGGCCCGCACCGCCCAGGCGCTCGCCTCGGCCAGCGCCGCCGCCACGTGGATTCGCATGGTGAACGAGGTGGTCGCCCTGGAGGCGGCCGACGAGGCCCGGGCCCTGGGAGACACCCTGCCCGCGGGTCTCAGCCTGTCGCCGTGAACCGGCCGGGAGGGCCTCGGCCGCGGCTCCAGGGCGGATCCTTCCTCACAGGCTGAAGCAGGGCTTCAGCCTCCAGGTCCGAACACGGAGAGAAAAGCCCGTCAGGCGTGCGCGGGCTGCTCTGCGTCCATCGGGGACGTGAGCACAGGCTCGGCCGGGGCCGCCTCTTCCGCCACCGGCGGCTCGATCAGCGTGGGCTCGGGCGCCTCGGCGAGGACGGCCCGAGGGGCCACGACCTGAAGCGCGGGAGAAGACACCGGGCCCTGCGCGGGCGCCGCGGCGGCCTCGTCCTTGGGCTTCTTCGTCCCGGCCCCGGAGCGGCACGTGCGGCACCACGGCTGATTGCGGATGGCGCCATCGGCCATCTTGCGCAGCCCGAACTGCGCCAGCGGCTTGAGCGTCCGGCACTTGATGCACATCAGCGAGATGAGCACCTCGTTGCCGTCCGCGTCGTAGACCGCGGACTTGCGCCGCTTGCGCGGCTGCCCCGGCTCGCGCGGCTGAGCTTTTTCAGGCGCGGGCGGCGCCATCATCGGGGTCACTTTGTAAAGCATGTCTTCCCTCCCAGACTTCCACTCGCGTCTGTCTCACGGGTCCTGGGAAGAACCCTCCAACAGCTCGCGGCATGCCCTAGAGTAAGGAGGAATCCGAGAGTTGGAAACTGATCGGAGGCCGAAAAATCGGCCTCCGGCGTGATTCTCGTGAGATCTCGCAGGCTTGCGTGTGATCCAAGAGATCACCCCGCCCCACTCGCTCCGGGGCCCGGGGATGACTTTTTCAGTGCGCTTGAACGGGCACCCCGCGCTTCAGCTCCGGGGCACCCTGTAGCACCTGCTTCAGCCCTCGCGGCGGCGGCGGCCCCAGCCGAGCCCCACCAGCGCCAGGAGCGCCATGCCGGGCAGCGAGGCCGAGGAGCAGCCGCACCCGTCCTCCACGGGGTTCGTCGGACCGCCGTCGACGATTCCGGTCGAGCCATCCGGCTTTCCCGCATCCTCCGTGCCGCCCCCGTCCGGGACGCCCGCGTCCACCACGCCCCCGTCGGGATCCAACACCAGGCCCCGGCTCTGGAGCGGCGGCGTGAAGGCCTTGGCGAGCTCCACCCAGGAGATGAACTTGTAGTTCTGGCTGGGCGCGTTGACGGAGTCGTGCAAGGCGATCATCCCGTTGGGAAAGCTCTTGCCCAGCGGCAAGGACGTCACCTCCACGAAGCGCGGCTGATCCACCTGATCCACGCTGCCCGCCTGGGGAACGGTGAAGCTGCCCACCTGGGGGTGCGGCGAGCGGCGATCATAGATGACGACTTCATTGCTCTGCTCGGTGGCGGCCAGCAGGTAGCCGTCCTGCTCGTTCACCGTGTAGAGCCCCAGCCCCCGGGGGACGCTCGTGCCCACCGGCACCGCGACCGAGCCCGGGTTGGTGTCCGTGGGCTCCGCGGGGAAGCGCCAGATGCCCGTGCTGGGCACGGAGACGAACAGGGCGCGCTGGTCCGGATCCACCACCACCCCGGCGACGCCGCCTCCCGCCTCGAAGCTGCGCACCGTCGTGCCGCTGATGCCCCCGTCCTCGATGGAATTCAGCTCCAGCTGCTGCACGGTGCCGCCCGGGTTGGCCGTGAAGGCATAGACCTTTCCGGTCACGCTGCTGCGGTACAGGTTGACCGTGCGCGGATCGAAGCTCGGCACGTCCAGGAGGGTGCCGCCAATCTGGATCAGGGTGAGCTGGGCCGGATCCACCGTATAGGCATTGAGGGTCCGGCTCGTCCCGTTGGCGACGACGACCAGCGGGACGGTGCGCCCGGCCAGCGGGAACCCGTCGATGACATCCACCGCGTACGCCACGCCCGTGCTGTTGATCACCTGCCGTTCCGTGCCATCCATCAGGTAGGTGGCGATGCCCAGCGCGGAGTCCGCCGTGAGGAACAGGCTGCGCTCGGGAAAGGTGGCATCGCGCAGCAGCGCGGCCTCGGACTCGCCGCCGCTCACGCCATTGACGGGCTGCGTTTCGAGGACGGGGAAAACGGACACCGGCTGGCCCGCGGCAGGCAAGCCTCCCAGGGCCGCGCACAGCGTGAGGAGTCTTGGAATACGCATGGGTGCCTCCAAAGAAATGCGGTCTCGATCGGCGCGCAGTACCCCCCAGCCGGCCCACCCGTGCAAGCAGTCTTGCTCGCGAGGGTTGGCGATAGGCAAAGCGTCGGGTACAACGGCGCGGTTTTTGTACAGGGACTCCAGGAATGACCAAAAAACGCGCACTCATCACCGGCATCACGGGGCAGGACGGCAGCTACCTGGCGGATCTGCTGCTGACCAAGGGTTACGAGGTCCACGGAATGGTGCGGCGCTCGTCCGAGGAGAAGTTCGAGCGGATTGCCCACCTCCAGGGGAAAATCACCCTGCACCAGGGAGACTTGCTGGATCAGTTCTCGCTGGCGGCGCTGCTGTCCCTGGTACAGCCGGACGAGGTGTACAACCTGGCGGCCCAGTCCTTCGTGCCCACGAGCTGGAGCCAGCCGGTGCTCACCGGTGAGTTCACGGCGCTGGGCGCCACGAAGATGCTGGAGGCCATCCGGCACACCCGGCCCCAGGTGCGCTTCTACCAGGCCTCCTCCAGCGAGATGTTCGGCAAGGTGCTCGCGGTGCCCCAGAACGAGGACACGCCCTTCTACCCGCGCAGCCCCTATGGCGTGGCCAAGGCGTACGGCCACTTCATCACGGTGAACTACCGCGAGTCCTTCAACCTGTTCGCCGTGAGCGGCATCCTCTTCAACCACGAGTCGCCGCGGCGCGGGCTGGAGTTCGTCACCCGGAAGGTGACGCACTCGGCGGCGCGCATCAAGCTGGGGCTCCAGGAGCAGCTGGCGCTGGGCAACCTCGATGCCAAGCGCGACTGGGGCTTCGCCGGCGACTACGTGGATGCCATGTGGCGCATGCTCCAGCAGGACACGCCGGAGGACTTCGTCATCGCCACCCACGAGACGCACACCGTGAAGGAGCTGGTGGAGATCGCCTTCGCGCGCGTGGGGCTCGACTGGCAGAAGCACGTCGTCATCAACCCCGCGTTCGTGCGGCCCGCCGAGGTGGAC is a genomic window of Stigmatella erecta containing:
- a CDS encoding DUF2760 domain-containing protein, encoding MTEQPSLPLLARLWLAFLCFWRILASRPFAQAVLPLSESYDAGKLVSGAPPPVALPPSPPPKAAPAPVLPPEREHASALALLSMLQREGRLVDFLQENVAAFSDAEVGAAARIVHEGCRKVVKQYLTLEPVLPQSEGASVTVPPGFDAHRIRLTGNVAGQPPHAGALKHHGWVTTEVKFPSVSPALDARVLAPAEVELA
- a CDS encoding Hsp70 family protein; the protein is MARYAIGIDLGTTHCAVSYFNLEDGKPRGASQSMLPIPQLTAPGTVEPRPLLPSFLYLPSEQEFPGGSLGLPWNADATTVVGEFARSHGAKVPTRLVSSAKSWLSHPGVDRRSPLLPWQAPPEVRRVSPLEASARYLRHLREAWDATFARTREEAASAFAAQDVIITVPASFDAAARELTLEAAQAAGIPNLTLLEEPQAALYAWLEAQGESFRKKVKPGEVILVVDVGGGTSDFSVITVREQQGEVELVRVAVGDHILLGGDNMDLALAHTLSQKLAAEGKKLDPWQFNALTYGCRQAKEVLYADASLGRAPIAIPGRGSSLIGGTLRTELAREELDRLLTDGFFPPSPVTELPRTARRTGLAQMALPYAQDAGVTRHLAAFLTRQAQALASSPDAPVNVGGKSFLHPTAVLFNGGVFKAGPLKARVMEVLNSWLAADGGAPAQELQGADLDLSVARGAAYYGWVRQGHGLRIRGGTARAYYVGVETAMPAVPGMEPPVKALCVAPFGMEEGTQADVPPQEFGLVTGEPTRFRFFASSVRRDDRVGAMLDDVSGREDLEELAPIETTLPGQPQPYGDLTPVNLQAAVTEVGTLELRCVQKDGPERWKLELNVRMKE
- a CDS encoding Hsp70 family protein; protein product: MRIIGIDLGTTHCAVASVDPALGTGAPLEDFPIPQLVRQGEVAPRALLPSCIYVPAGHELASESLQLPWGDPGPYVVGEFARWQGARVPGRLVASAKSWLCHPGVDRSAPILPWGAPADVAKLSPVEASALLLSHMARAWNAAHPDVPLAQQEVVITVPASFDEAARALTVSAARKAGLEKFTLLEEPQAAFYDYTARHRSDLGRVLENVRLVLVVDVGGGTTDFTLVHAGVSPEGPMLRRLAVGEHLMLGGDNMDAALARRVEEKLFPEGRRLSATQWTQAIQASRTAKEALLGREPPERYGVSLVAEGSRLLGGALSTDLSRAEAEALVLDGFFPLSGPGDRPRRAARMALQELGLPYAQDAAVTRHLAAFLHQHAAAGFAALGETPASADALPRPDAILLNGGVFNSPQLSERLVEALSAWWPSAPRIPLLRHDSLEKAVARGAAYYGLVRRGHGLRIGGGAARAYYVGLERPEGSSGEPPMLCLIPRGFEEGQVVDLGERPFTLSLGRPVQFALYSTTSDRIDKPGDIVPLAEDLKPLPPIHTLLKGASGKLAEVPVHLRAALTEIGTLELYCVSNVADERWRLEFELRGSGAGKDITVTESMPARFAEAKENVERVYGNKPLPLGSKDVKQLSKILEKGLGPRDTWRVPVLRELWSTLFAGASKRRRSADHERVFYSLAGFTLRPGFGYPLDHWRAEQTFGLFEQLVQFHTEKAVWIEYWVMWRRIAGGLTEAQQAKLWAYLEPHLARRVPPEPALPGKLKGIQPEGLEEMVRAAASLEHLEATQKATLGGWVAARLKAEAKSGGPWAWALGRLGARVPLYGSGHKVASVDTAEAWLTLLLDLDLRRIDGAPFAAAQLARLTGDRTRDIDPALRARTAQALASASAAATWIRMVNEVVALEAADEARALGDTLPAGLSLSP
- a CDS encoding myxosortase-dependent phytase-like phosphatase — encoded protein: MRIPRLLTLCAALGGLPAAGQPVSVFPVLETQPVNGVSGGESEAALLRDATFPERSLFLTADSALGIATYLMDGTERQVINSTGVAYAVDVIDGFPLAGRTVPLVVVANGTSRTLNAYTVDPAQLTLIQIGGTLLDVPSFDPRTVNLYRSSVTGKVYAFTANPGGTVQQLELNSIEDGGISGTTVRSFEAGGGVAGVVVDPDQRALFVSVPSTGIWRFPAEPTDTNPGSVAVPVGTSVPRGLGLYTVNEQDGYLLAATEQSNEVVIYDRRSPHPQVGSFTVPQAGSVDQVDQPRFVEVTSLPLGKSFPNGMIALHDSVNAPSQNYKFISWVELAKAFTPPLQSRGLVLDPDGGVVDAGVPDGGGTEDAGKPDGSTGIVDGGPTNPVEDGCGCSSASLPGMALLALVGLGWGRRRREG
- the gmd gene encoding GDP-mannose 4,6-dehydratase: MTKKRALITGITGQDGSYLADLLLTKGYEVHGMVRRSSEEKFERIAHLQGKITLHQGDLLDQFSLAALLSLVQPDEVYNLAAQSFVPTSWSQPVLTGEFTALGATKMLEAIRHTRPQVRFYQASSSEMFGKVLAVPQNEDTPFYPRSPYGVAKAYGHFITVNYRESFNLFAVSGILFNHESPRRGLEFVTRKVTHSAARIKLGLQEQLALGNLDAKRDWGFAGDYVDAMWRMLQQDTPEDFVIATHETHTVKELVEIAFARVGLDWQKHVVINPAFVRPAEVDLLIGDYGKAKRKLGWEPQVRFQQLVEMMVDADLERLKAGGR